One part of the Treponema sp. OMZ 787 genome encodes these proteins:
- a CDS encoding M23 family metallopeptidase, with the protein MLKKRKLHLLIFFCFLLNTYASGKTDAYDGEQKNKSGKVSHIVSMPASGELGSFFTVKFKAKRKIEKAWITIYNTEEKKVQTINAFPVDKSKKEWAAIAAVAVWWKSGKWKIRTHLIIDEALFEEDRGFEVLEKEFKELVMKLSAKNTKILKDKSPKKNEQRNMFAEILKVQNIESLYFKGPFSMPFDAKRISSTFAEKRTSKYIDGKTSVSRHWGVDYPAPIGTPIFAPGEGKVVLAENRIVTGWTLVIEHAPAVYTIYYHLNKIHVAENSFVKQGEKIADIGTTGFSTGPHLHWELRINEVPADPELLLKKELF; encoded by the coding sequence ATGTTAAAAAAAAGAAAGCTCCATTTACTTATTTTTTTCTGCTTTTTGTTAAATACTTACGCATCGGGCAAAACGGATGCTTACGATGGGGAACAAAAGAATAAATCAGGAAAAGTTTCCCATATTGTATCGATGCCGGCAAGCGGAGAGTTGGGATCTTTTTTTACCGTCAAATTTAAAGCTAAACGAAAAATAGAAAAAGCATGGATTACCATATACAATACGGAAGAAAAAAAAGTGCAAACCATCAATGCCTTTCCCGTCGATAAATCGAAAAAAGAATGGGCTGCTATTGCTGCTGTTGCTGTTTGGTGGAAGAGCGGAAAATGGAAGATTCGGACTCATCTGATAATTGATGAGGCCCTATTTGAAGAGGACAGGGGCTTTGAGGTTTTGGAAAAAGAATTTAAAGAACTTGTAATGAAGCTGAGTGCAAAAAACACTAAAATTTTAAAAGACAAAAGCCCCAAAAAAAATGAGCAAAGAAACATGTTTGCAGAAATTTTAAAGGTACAAAATATTGAAAGCCTTTATTTTAAAGGCCCCTTTTCGATGCCCTTTGATGCTAAAAGAATAAGCTCTACATTTGCAGAAAAACGCACCTCAAAATATATTGATGGGAAAACTTCGGTAAGCCGGCACTGGGGAGTCGATTATCCGGCCCCGATCGGAACCCCCATCTTTGCTCCCGGGGAAGGTAAGGTTGTGCTTGCTGAAAACAGGATAGTAACTGGTTGGACCCTTGTGATAGAGCACGCTCCTGCCGTTTACACCATTTATTATCACCTCAACAAGATTCATGTAGCAGAGAATTCTTTTGTAAAGCAAGGAGAAAAAATAGCTGATATAGGGACAACAGGTTTTTCTACAGGCCCGCACCTTCATTGGGAACTTCGCATAAACGAAGTGCCTGCCGATCCCGAACTTCTTCTCAAAAAAGAATTGTTTTAG
- a CDS encoding AMP-binding protein — MQTIDDLGKYTFDALLKNSVSKFSDRPALSYVSDQPISYEELNEKVNSIKKLLHSLGIKPLDKVAIFSTSSPQWAISYFAIVTFGAIAVPLLPDFNESEATACLKHSEARAIFAGEKLLAKLNNTEDLDIIINITDFSVKRGELKTDSPMPDHECKEEDIASIIYTSGTTGRSKGVVLTHKNLIFTAIAGQHCQRINQYEVALSILPMSHVYEFTIGFLMFMLNGACIYYLEGPPIPRNLLPALQKVRPHFMLSVPIVIEKIYKQKILPAFNASPLIKKIYGTKIGRKLLCRKAGKKLKKTFGGRLKFFGIGGSKTDPIVEQFMVDAKFPYAIGYGLTETSPLVAYSAVYKTTPGVIGANLPGVEIKIGDKDPQTGVGELLVKGPNVMQGYYNAPDLTKEVFTEDGWFKTGDLCVMDDKGRVSLKGRSKNMILGAAGENIYPEDIEFVLNQHPLVSEALVVEGENTSLVAYVRLQDAIGDAFSELSNAILHKREEMLNEIKFFVNSKVNKFSKIDKIEVVEEFEKTASQKIKRYLYSLRHRKSQTEEAKEEV, encoded by the coding sequence ATATGTATCGGACCAACCAATAAGCTATGAAGAATTGAATGAAAAAGTCAATTCGATAAAAAAATTATTACATTCATTAGGCATAAAGCCTCTTGATAAGGTGGCGATATTCAGCACAAGCTCCCCCCAATGGGCAATTTCTTATTTTGCCATAGTTACATTCGGAGCCATTGCCGTACCGCTTTTACCTGACTTTAATGAAAGCGAGGCAACCGCTTGCTTAAAACACTCGGAGGCAAGGGCAATCTTTGCCGGTGAAAAACTTTTGGCAAAGCTAAACAACACCGAAGACCTCGATATTATAATTAACATAACCGATTTTTCAGTAAAAAGAGGAGAGTTAAAAACGGACTCTCCCATGCCGGATCATGAATGTAAAGAAGAAGACATAGCTTCAATTATTTACACATCTGGAACTACCGGCCGCTCCAAGGGAGTCGTCCTCACACATAAAAACCTTATTTTTACTGCTATTGCGGGTCAACACTGTCAACGAATAAACCAATATGAAGTTGCACTTTCAATATTGCCCATGTCTCATGTTTATGAGTTTACAATAGGTTTTTTAATGTTTATGCTGAACGGAGCCTGTATCTACTATCTTGAAGGCCCGCCTATTCCCCGCAATTTGCTTCCCGCCCTTCAAAAAGTAAGACCTCATTTTATGCTGTCTGTTCCGATTGTAATCGAAAAAATCTACAAACAAAAGATTCTGCCGGCTTTTAATGCAAGTCCTCTTATAAAAAAGATTTACGGCACAAAAATTGGAAGAAAATTATTGTGCCGCAAAGCAGGAAAAAAGCTAAAGAAAACCTTCGGCGGCCGGCTTAAATTTTTCGGCATAGGCGGCTCAAAAACCGATCCTATTGTCGAACAGTTTATGGTCGATGCAAAATTTCCATATGCAATAGGATACGGTCTTACCGAAACATCTCCCTTGGTAGCCTACTCCGCAGTGTATAAAACTACACCGGGAGTAATAGGTGCTAATCTTCCCGGAGTCGAAATCAAAATAGGAGATAAAGATCCGCAAACCGGAGTCGGAGAACTCTTGGTAAAGGGTCCCAATGTAATGCAGGGATACTACAATGCCCCGGATTTGACAAAGGAAGTCTTTACCGAAGACGGATGGTTTAAGACCGGCGATCTATGCGTAATGGACGATAAGGGCCGGGTCAGTTTAAAGGGAAGATCAAAAAATATGATTTTAGGGGCAGCAGGAGAAAATATCTATCCTGAAGATATAGAATTCGTTCTAAACCAGCATCCTCTTGTATCAGAAGCTCTCGTTGTAGAGGGTGAAAACACATCTTTAGTCGCCTATGTCCGCCTACAAGATGCAATAGGCGATGCCTTTTCAGAGCTTTCCAATGCAATACTTCATAAAAGGGAAGAAATGCTAAATGAGATAAAATTCTTTGTCAACTCAAAGGTCAACAAATTTTCAAAGATAGATAAAATTGAAGTTGTAGAAGAATTCGAAAAAACCGCAAGCCAAAAAATCAAGCGCTATCTTTACTCTCTGCGTCATAGAAAATCCCAAACTGAAGAGGCAAAAGAAGAAGTCTAA
- the recJ gene encoding single-stranded-DNA-specific exonuclease RecJ produces the protein MNWQKKEIGPELVNEIKRKYGCDPLTSAILVRRGIIEGKDILFYLEDDMRYLHSPFLFKNMEDAVDRILDAREEGERVLIFGDRDVDGITSTTLLYEALKDLGLDVSWRIPTGDESYGLSIEAVEKHAANDGTLIITVDCGISNFKEIEKANSLGIDVIVVDHHTPQETLPDAAVIINCKVPDSGYPHENLSGCATAWKLITALRFGMQPFYKQQVSLLNVRPVNDAYSIEAVKLVNMVQIGKITETVVPGMLSFSETRLGSFLNGQQIFVWDAPLQKKQLKNIFGNGIEFNFFDFQSEVAKQFPQMGDMSLLRLKEFSTIGKYYEEDRSELETFKNIFITFVQQKNNFYGKREASEIQLVALSTLADLMELSGENRIIVKQGLKEINKKPRLGLVDLMAMQKLLGAPIGTEDIAWNISPLVNASGRMGRPETAIELFLAQDSGERTAKAQEIFQMNEDRKALGAKAWEVALPLAIESLKDYNEKLVVAVSTEFHRGITGILAGKLAEYFKLPALAICLMPDGSAVASIRSARGFRLLDFLEPYSELFLDYGGHDFAAGFGIEQEKLKQFLDSLKQFSIAMEFENDSNAETLTIDAELPHDYLKPEILNLVDKFEPYGCNSPALTFMTKRVKILNANIIGKAEPLHLRFNLECGKYKWTALYWKAAEKLGTEFKVGDYADIVFNISKNYFNGSVTPKMVIRDLKKID, from the coding sequence ATGAACTGGCAAAAAAAAGAAATCGGCCCTGAGCTGGTAAACGAGATAAAAAGAAAATACGGCTGTGATCCCCTGACTTCGGCAATATTGGTACGCCGCGGAATTATAGAAGGTAAGGATATTTTATTCTATCTGGAAGACGATATGCGCTATCTACACAGCCCCTTTCTATTTAAGAACATGGAAGATGCCGTAGACCGTATTTTGGATGCAAGGGAAGAAGGCGAGAGGGTTTTAATTTTCGGCGACAGGGATGTGGACGGCATTACAAGCACAACCCTTCTTTATGAGGCCCTAAAAGACCTGGGCCTTGACGTGTCGTGGCGCATTCCTACCGGAGATGAAAGCTACGGTCTTTCTATAGAAGCTGTAGAAAAACACGCCGCAAACGACGGAACCCTTATCATCACTGTGGACTGCGGTATTTCCAATTTTAAAGAAATCGAAAAAGCCAATAGTTTAGGCATTGATGTAATCGTAGTCGATCATCACACTCCCCAAGAGACCTTACCGGATGCTGCAGTGATAATAAATTGTAAGGTTCCCGATTCGGGCTATCCCCACGAAAACCTATCAGGCTGTGCAACGGCGTGGAAGCTCATCACCGCTCTCCGCTTCGGAATGCAGCCCTTTTATAAACAGCAGGTTTCCCTTTTAAACGTAAGGCCTGTAAATGATGCCTATTCGATAGAAGCCGTAAAACTTGTAAACATGGTTCAAATCGGGAAAATTACCGAAACCGTCGTTCCCGGAATGCTTTCTTTTTCGGAAACAAGGCTCGGCTCTTTTTTAAACGGTCAGCAAATATTTGTTTGGGATGCTCCCTTGCAAAAAAAGCAGCTTAAAAACATCTTCGGAAACGGAATCGAATTTAATTTTTTTGATTTTCAGAGCGAGGTTGCAAAACAATTCCCGCAGATGGGAGATATGAGCCTCTTACGCTTAAAGGAATTTTCTACCATAGGAAAATACTATGAAGAAGACCGCTCGGAACTTGAAACATTTAAAAATATCTTCATAACCTTTGTTCAGCAAAAAAACAATTTTTACGGAAAACGCGAGGCCTCCGAAATTCAGCTGGTTGCCCTTTCGACCCTTGCCGACCTGATGGAGCTCTCCGGCGAAAACCGCATCATAGTAAAACAAGGCTTAAAAGAGATAAACAAAAAACCCCGCTTAGGTCTTGTAGACCTTATGGCCATGCAAAAACTATTGGGAGCTCCCATAGGAACCGAAGACATAGCGTGGAACATTTCTCCCTTGGTGAATGCTTCAGGCAGAATGGGCCGGCCCGAAACGGCTATCGAGCTTTTTCTTGCTCAAGACTCAGGCGAGAGAACGGCTAAGGCTCAAGAAATATTTCAAATGAATGAGGATAGAAAGGCTCTCGGTGCTAAGGCTTGGGAAGTTGCCCTGCCTCTTGCTATTGAAAGCTTAAAGGATTATAACGAAAAATTGGTAGTTGCCGTCAGTACGGAATTTCATCGAGGAATTACCGGAATTCTTGCAGGAAAGTTGGCCGAATACTTTAAACTTCCGGCCCTTGCCATCTGCCTTATGCCGGACGGAAGTGCAGTTGCCTCCATAAGGTCAGCCAGAGGTTTCCGTCTTTTGGATTTTCTTGAGCCATACAGCGAGCTTTTTTTGGACTACGGCGGACACGATTTTGCGGCCGGTTTCGGCATCGAGCAGGAAAAGTTGAAGCAGTTTTTGGACAGTCTAAAACAATTTTCCATAGCAATGGAATTTGAAAATGATTCAAATGCCGAAACGCTTACAATTGATGCAGAGCTTCCCCACGATTATTTAAAACCCGAAATCCTAAACTTGGTCGATAAATTTGAGCCCTACGGATGTAATTCCCCGGCACTGACATTTATGACAAAGCGGGTAAAAATTTTAAATGCAAACATTATCGGCAAGGCAGAGCCTCTTCACCTGCGTTTTAATTTGGAATGCGGAAAATATAAATGGACTGCTCTTTATTGGAAGGCTGCCGAAAAACTCGGAACGGAATTTAAGGTTGGGGATTATGCCGATATAGTATTCAATATATCGAAAAATTACTTTAACGGATCCGTTACTCCGAAGATGGTGATCCGCGATTTAAAGAAAATAGATTAG
- a CDS encoding ParB N-terminal domain-containing protein, with protein sequence MQIPIEEIRVRQRARKEFIEIDELAESLNRIGLLNPIIVDQNKVLIAGQRRLEAAKKLGWKTIEARVLSLEDESLALDIEIEENVQRQQFSDEELLNAFTRLNRLKNPGFFVRVWRSIKAFFKRIFSKKKELPES encoded by the coding sequence ATGCAGATTCCTATAGAGGAGATAAGAGTAAGGCAAAGAGCCAGAAAAGAATTTATAGAAATTGATGAGCTGGCAGAAAGTCTAAACCGTATAGGGCTTTTAAATCCGATCATTGTCGATCAAAATAAGGTGCTCATAGCCGGACAGAGACGGTTGGAGGCTGCAAAAAAACTTGGTTGGAAAACCATAGAAGCCAGAGTGCTTTCTTTAGAGGATGAAAGCCTCGCTCTTGATATTGAGATTGAAGAAAATGTACAAAGACAGCAGTTTTCTGATGAGGAGCTTTTAAATGCTTTTACGCGTCTTAACCGCTTAAAAAATCCGGGATTCTTTGTAAGGGTTTGGCGTTCAATCAAAGCATTTTTTAAGCGGATCTTCAGCAAAAAAAAGGAATTGCCGGAATCTTAA